A section of the Mesorhizobium loti genome encodes:
- a CDS encoding FkbM family methyltransferase — MFAGLRTFDRFRYFSLLTINEDIVLVTRQFADHRLTFSPHEYIGRSLFKDGHYQRDLADRVLEIIGQTGGRTLLEVGANIGTHSVYLTRSGRFDRLVCIEPAPDNIQLLKQNLSLNGLMDGTTVIECAVGDHNGVVDFYFDEKNCGAGGVIRPGEGARSVQVPLRRVDEILREVDVNPDDIGLVWMDIEGAEPAALRSMRDLLERRVPILMEYVPSRYEPSEASEMAADLAQYYGRCVVFSGKSERDVDIRNLPGGTNDILFLP, encoded by the coding sequence ATGTTTGCCGGACTTCGAACCTTCGACCGGTTCCGCTACTTCAGCCTGCTGACCATTAACGAAGATATTGTCCTCGTCACCAGACAGTTCGCGGATCATCGCCTTACCTTCTCGCCACATGAGTACATAGGGAGAAGCTTGTTCAAGGACGGCCATTACCAACGCGATCTAGCGGACAGAGTGCTGGAGATCATTGGGCAGACCGGCGGGAGAACACTTTTAGAGGTTGGCGCCAATATCGGTACACATAGCGTCTACTTGACACGTAGCGGCCGGTTCGACCGACTGGTTTGCATCGAGCCTGCGCCCGACAATATTCAGCTATTGAAGCAAAATCTGTCTCTCAATGGGCTGATGGATGGAACAACCGTTATTGAGTGCGCGGTGGGTGACCACAATGGCGTCGTCGACTTTTACTTTGACGAAAAAAATTGTGGGGCAGGCGGTGTTATCAGGCCTGGGGAGGGTGCTCGATCTGTCCAAGTGCCTCTTCGGCGCGTGGATGAAATCCTGCGTGAGGTCGACGTCAATCCTGACGATATTGGCCTCGTCTGGATGGACATTGAGGGCGCCGAGCCTGCGGCCCTGAGATCCATGAGGGACTTGCTGGAACGCCGAGTTCCAATCCTGATGGAATATGTGCCATCTCGGTATGAGCCGTCGGAAGCAAGTGAAATGGCGGCGGATTTGGCCCAATATTATGGACGTTGTGTCGTCTTCAGCGGAAAGTCCGAAAGGGATGTGGACATTCGCAACTTGCCCGGCGGGACCAACGATATTCTCTTTCTGCCATAG
- a CDS encoding sugar ABC transporter substrate-binding protein — MKKLLLGVAFAALMSSSAMAAKIGVSMAKFDDNFLTVLRNGMIAQAKGMSGVELQVEDAQNDVAKQLDQIKNFAASGVDAIIVNPVDTSATQAMSDAAAAAKIPLVYVNREPVNVNSLPDNQAFVASNEADSGTLETKEVCRLFKEAGKKEANVYVIMGELSNQAAVQRTKDIEEVIATPDCSFIKIIDKQTSNWNRDEAQNLMTNWLSTGKKFDGVIANNDESAIGAIQAMKAANIDMKSVVVGGVDATQDALAAMQAGDLDATVFQDAAGQGAGALDAALKLSKGEKVEHKVYVPFQLVTPANIDKFLKKN; from the coding sequence ATGAAGAAACTGCTTTTGGGCGTCGCCTTCGCGGCGCTGATGAGTTCATCGGCCATGGCCGCCAAGATCGGCGTATCGATGGCCAAGTTCGACGACAACTTCCTCACCGTGCTGCGCAACGGCATGATTGCGCAGGCAAAGGGCATGAGCGGCGTCGAGCTGCAGGTCGAGGACGCGCAGAACGACGTCGCCAAGCAACTCGATCAGATCAAGAACTTCGCCGCTTCGGGCGTTGACGCCATCATCGTCAACCCTGTCGACACCTCGGCGACGCAGGCGATGTCGGACGCCGCGGCAGCCGCCAAGATCCCACTGGTCTACGTCAACCGCGAGCCTGTCAATGTGAACTCGCTGCCGGACAACCAGGCCTTCGTCGCCTCGAACGAAGCCGATTCCGGCACGCTCGAGACCAAGGAAGTCTGCCGCCTGTTCAAGGAAGCCGGCAAGAAGGAGGCCAATGTCTATGTGATCATGGGCGAGCTTTCCAACCAGGCCGCCGTGCAGCGCACCAAGGACATCGAAGAGGTGATCGCCACGCCGGACTGCAGCTTCATCAAGATCATCGACAAGCAGACCTCGAACTGGAACCGCGACGAGGCGCAGAACCTGATGACCAACTGGCTGTCGACCGGCAAGAAGTTCGATGGCGTCATCGCCAACAATGACGAAAGCGCCATCGGCGCGATCCAGGCGATGAAGGCCGCCAACATCGACATGAAGTCGGTTGTCGTCGGCGGCGTCGACGCCACCCAGGACGCTCTGGCGGCGATGCAGGCGGGCGACCTTGATGCAACCGTGTTCCAGGACGCGGCCGGCCAGGGTGCCGGCGCGTTGGATGCGGCGCTCAAGCTGTCCAAGGGTGAGAAGGTCGAGCACAAGGTCTACGTGCCGTTCCAGCTCGTCACCCCGGCCAACATCGACAAGTTCCTGAAGAAGAACTGA